In the genome of Streptomyces sp. NBC_00433, the window GTTCGGCGGACCGGGCCGCGCGGCGCGGTGACCGGCGCGGGTGCTCCGCAGTTGGGACACGAGCAGACCCGACCGTGGCAGGCACGTGAAAGGCAGACACATGCGCGAGACCCGCATCCCCGGGGCCTGGGTCCATGAGCCCGCCGTCTTCCCCGACGAGCGCGGGCGCTTCCACGAGTGGTTCAGGGGCGCCGACTTCGCCGCGGCCACCGACCACCCGATGGGCCTGGCGCAGGCCAACTGCTCGGTGTCGCGGCGCGGCACCCTGCGCGGGGTGCACTTCGCGGACGTGCCGCCCGGGCAGGCGAAGTACGTCACCTGCGTCCGCGGCGCGGTGCTCGACGTCGTGGTGGACGTGCGGACCGGCTCGCCGGCCTACGGGCGGCACGAGGCCGTCCTGCTCGACGACCGCGAGCACCGGGCGGTCTACCTGGCCGAGGGCCTCGGGCACGCCTTCCTCGCGCTGACCGACGACGCCACCGTCGTCTACCTGTGCTCGCGGGGCTACGCGCCGGGCCGCGAGCACGGGGTGCACCCGCTGGACCCGGCGCTGGGCATCGGGTGGCCCGCCGACTGCCCGCCGCTGCTGTCGGCGAAGGACGCGGCGGCCCCGTCGCTCGCCGAGGCGGAGCGGGCGGGGCTGCTGCCGGAATACGCCGAATGCGCCGCCTACTACGAGCAGTTGCGCAGCGCGGGGAAGGCCGCGGCCAACGCCTGACGCCAGTCGCGGATCGGCTCGATGCCCGCCGCGGCCCAGCCGTCGTGGGCCAGCAGGCTGCTGGCCGGCCGGGGCGCGGGGCGCGGCACCGCGGAGGTCGGGACCCGGCGCACCCGGTCGGGGTCGGCGCCGAGCAGCCGGAAGACCTCGCGGGCCAGGTCGTACCAGCTGGCAGCGCCCGCACTGGTGCCGTGGTAGATCCCGGCGGGGGCGGCGCCGGCCGAGCCGAGCGCGACCAGCCGCTCCGCGAGGTCCGCCGTCCAGGTCGGCTGGCCGCACTGGTCGCCGACCACGTCGACGGTGTCGCGCTTCCTTTCCAGGCGGATCATCGTACGGACGAAGTTCGCCCCGCCCGCGCCGTACAGCCACCCGGTGCGCACCACGTAGCCGTCGCCCGGCAGCAGGTCGAGCACCGCCTGCTCGCCGGCGAGCTTGCTCCGCCCGTAGGCGGTACGCGGCAGCGGCCGGTCGGTCTCGCGGTACGGGGCCGCCGCGTCGCCGGCGAAGACGTAGTCGGTGGACACGTGCAGCAGCCGGGCGCCGTGCTTCGCGGACAGCACGGCGAGATGGCGCGGGCCCTCGCCGTTGACCCGCAGCGCGTCCGGCTCCGCCGTCTCGGCGGCGTCCACGCCCGTCCAGGCGGCGCAGTTGACGACGACGGTGGGCCGGTGGTCGTCGAAGACCTCGCGGACCGCGTCCTCGTCGGTGATGTCCAGCGCCCGCCGGTCCACCCCGACGGCCGCCTCGCCGTCCTCGGCGAGCCGCAGCAGCACATCGCGGGCCAGCATCCCGCCGG includes:
- a CDS encoding dTDP-4-dehydrorhamnose 3,5-epimerase, whose amino-acid sequence is MRETRIPGAWVHEPAVFPDERGRFHEWFRGADFAAATDHPMGLAQANCSVSRRGTLRGVHFADVPPGQAKYVTCVRGAVLDVVVDVRTGSPAYGRHEAVLLDDREHRAVYLAEGLGHAFLALTDDATVVYLCSRGYAPGREHGVHPLDPALGIGWPADCPPLLSAKDAAAPSLAEAERAGLLPEYAECAAYYEQLRSAGKAAANA
- the rfbD gene encoding dTDP-4-dehydrorhamnose reductase; amino-acid sequence: MTWLVTGAGGMLARDVLLRLAEDGEAAVGVDRRALDITDEDAVREVFDDHRPTVVVNCAAWTGVDAAETAEPDALRVNGEGPRHLAVLSAKHGARLLHVSTDYVFAGDAAAPYRETDRPLPRTAYGRSKLAGEQAVLDLLPGDGYVVRTGWLYGAGGANFVRTMIRLERKRDTVDVVGDQCGQPTWTADLAERLVALGSAGAAPAGIYHGTSAGAASWYDLAREVFRLLGADPDRVRRVPTSAVPRPAPRPASSLLAHDGWAAAGIEPIRDWRQALAAAFPALRNCS